GTCGCGGCGATATGCAGCGCGACCGCGGCATACACCAGATAGGCGAGCAGGCCATGCGCCACCTCGCCCGCATGCGCGACAGCCCGGTTGCCGGCGAACAGGCGCGGCCAGCTAAAGGTCCAGAAATAGCGCAGTGAATAGCCGCCGGCCGAGGAGAACATGTATCCCGTGACCGGCATGGCGAAGAGGATGACGTAGAGGGCCCAGTGATTGAGTCGCGCGGCGATCCGCACCAGCGGCGAGAACGATCCCGGCTCCGGCGGCGCCACCGTCGCGGCGCGCACCATCAGCCGCAGGATCGCCAGGACAAACAGCGTCACGCCGAGCGACTTGTGCACCTCGAGCAGTTCTCGCCGCGGCGACGTGCCCGCCGGCTGCAATCCGCAGTAAAGCCCCATCAACATCGCCGCGATGAACAACACCGCCGTTGCCCAATGGATCTTGCGCAACAGCGGATCGTAGGTGGTCGTCACTTTCGTAGTCACAAAGC
The DNA window shown above is from Bradyrhizobium sp. ISRA464 and carries:
- a CDS encoding cytochrome b, whose protein sequence is MTTKVTTTYDPLLRKIHWATAVLFIAAMLMGLYCGLQPAGTSPRRELLEVHKSLGVTLFVLAILRLMVRAATVAPPEPGSFSPLVRIAARLNHWALYVILFAMPVTGYMFSSAGGYSLRYFWTFSWPRLFAGNRAVAHAGEVAHGLLAYLVYAAVALHIAATLWHVVVKRDETLSRMWPRESRNPT